One genomic window of Medicago truncatula cultivar Jemalong A17 chromosome 1, MtrunA17r5.0-ANR, whole genome shotgun sequence includes the following:
- the LOC25483540 gene encoding agamous-like MADS-box protein AGL29, producing the protein MGRRKIKIERVKDSNTRQVTFSKRRTGLFKKANELSILCGVEVAIVVFSPGNNPYSFGHPGVDFVAAKYLKLKPKRMNSIGNSSSDSPNMEKLNLEHIEVLGQVQEGEKQAENHDEIPKQNNVTKLLELKELRDSYKELQDCIKLRLSDIEISECLMLLAQDPVVGIKE; encoded by the coding sequence ATGGGTCGTCgcaaaattaaaatagagaGGGTGAAAGACTCCAACACGAGGCAGGTCACTTTCTCAAAGCGTCGGACGGGCTTATTCAAGAAAGCAAATGAATTGTCCATTTTATGCGGAGTTGAAGTCGCTATTGTTGTGTTCTCTCCAGGGAACAATCCTTATTCTTTTGGTCACCCAGGAGTTGATTTTGTTGCTGCCAAGTATTTGAAACTAAAGCCTAAACGCATGAATTCCATAGGAAACTCCTCTTCTGATTCTCCCAATATGGAAAAATTGAATCTAGAACATATTGAGGTGTTAGGACAAGTTCAAGAAGGTGAAAAGCAAGCTGAGAATCATGATGAGATTCCGAAGCAAAACAACGTGACAAAACTCCTCGAGCTTAAAGAATTGAGAGATTCATATAAAGAGCTTCAAGATTGCATAAAATTGCGTCTTAGTGATATCGAGATATCAGAATGTTTGATGCTTCTAGCTCAAGATCCAGTTGTGGGAATAAAAGAATAA